Proteins found in one Patescibacteria group bacterium genomic segment:
- a CDS encoding acyltransferase → MLYSENIKISQKGIRFTDKHGEALGVSEAFRRAFVRFFNWWLDFKILMVNRSGWCPFWGWRKFIYQLAGMKIGQDSKIHVFCRFYETKNIVIGEDTIVGECSVLDGRAKLKIGNHVDMATGVMIYNSEHKINDPKFEASEEPVVIEDYVFVGPRAIIQPGIKIGKGAIIAAGAVVTKNVLPGKIVGGVPAKEIGERKLKDYQYRLGRKMLFR, encoded by the coding sequence ATGCTTTATTCGGAAAACATTAAAATTAGCCAAAAGGGAATTAGATTCACTGACAAACACGGTGAGGCTCTTGGTGTGAGCGAAGCTTTTCGACGGGCTTTTGTCCGTTTTTTCAATTGGTGGCTGGACTTCAAAATCCTTATGGTTAACCGGAGTGGTTGGTGTCCTTTTTGGGGTTGGCGGAAATTTATTTACCAATTGGCGGGTATGAAGATCGGTCAGGATTCCAAAATTCATGTTTTTTGCCGTTTTTACGAAACCAAAAACATTGTCATTGGTGAAGACACGATTGTCGGTGAATGTTCGGTTCTTGATGGCCGGGCTAAGCTGAAAATTGGTAACCATGTGGATATGGCGACGGGAGTGATGATTTACAATTCCGAACATAAAATTAATGATCCTAAGTTTGAAGCTTCTGAGGAACCGGTGGTCATTGAAGATTATGTTTTTGTTGGCCCTCGGGCCATTATCCAACCAGGGATTAAGATTGGCAAAGGGGCGATTATTGCCGCCGGTGCCGTCGTCACTAAAAATGTCCTGCCTGGTAAGATTGTGGGTGGTGTGCCGGCCAAAGAGATTGGTGAACGAAAGTTGAAGGATTATCAATACCGGTTAGGCCGCAAAATGCTTTTTCGCTGA
- a CDS encoding glycosyltransferase family 1 protein: protein MKIALVGYEANIKNRVGSNQYAFELIKEIYQLDKKNQYIVYLPSPPLADLPKERENWHYQVLGPGRLWNVFGLPRGLFQQKPDLVFNPGHYSPLLAFAPLVVAIMDLGYLRFPEQFTKPIYWKLKFWTGWSIKRAKHLLAISESTKNDIIKNYGLDSSKITVTYPGYDQTRFKPGIKREKIERVKKKYRVKGDYLLFLSTLKPNKNLEGLLEAFKLLDKKDLSLVIAGRKGWLFNTIFAKVNELNLGKQVIFTDFVPEEEVPALIKGAQVFVMPSFWEGFGIPVVEAMACGTPVLVSNQGSLPEIVGQAGVIVDPYQPKEMAQGMEKALKEKDDLIKKGLVQAKQFSWQACAQKTIKVLEGIK from the coding sequence ATGAAAATTGCTTTAGTTGGCTACGAAGCGAATATTAAAAACCGGGTTGGTTCGAATCAATATGCCTTTGAATTAATCAAAGAGATTTATCAATTAGATAAAAAGAATCAATATATTGTTTATCTTCCCAGTCCACCTTTGGCCGATTTACCCAAGGAAAGAGAAAACTGGCATTATCAAGTGCTTGGTCCAGGTAGATTATGGAATGTTTTTGGTTTGCCCCGAGGTCTGTTTCAACAAAAGCCAGACCTGGTTTTTAATCCTGGCCATTATTCACCCCTGCTTGCTTTTGCGCCTCTAGTGGTGGCGATTATGGACCTGGGTTATTTGCGTTTTCCTGAGCAATTTACCAAGCCAATTTACTGGAAACTTAAGTTTTGGACGGGCTGGTCAATCAAACGGGCCAAACACCTTTTGGCTATCTCGGAATCGACCAAGAATGATATAATTAAGAACTACGGTCTTGATTCAAGCAAGATTACGGTCACTTATCCAGGCTATGATCAAACCAGATTCAAGCCGGGAATAAAAAGAGAAAAGATTGAAAGGGTTAAGAAGAAATATAGAGTCAAAGGCGATTACCTGCTCTTTTTAAGTACTTTAAAACCTAATAAAAACCTTGAGGGATTATTAGAAGCTTTTAAACTTCTAGATAAAAAGGATTTGAGTTTAGTGATTGCTGGCCGAAAAGGCTGGTTGTTCAACACTATCTTTGCCAAAGTTAATGAATTGAATTTAGGGAAACAAGTCATTTTCACTGATTTTGTACCTGAAGAAGAGGTACCGGCTTTAATCAAGGGCGCCCAGGTTTTTGTGATGCCAAGTTTTTGGGAAGGTTTTGGTATTCCGGTGGTTGAAGCCATGGCTTGTGGGACACCGGTCTTGGTTTCGAACCAAGGCAGTTTGCCGGAAATAGTTGGTCAGGCCGGGGTGATTGTTGATCCTTATCAGCCAAAAGAAATGGCTCAGGGGATGGAAAAGGCGCTAAAAGAAAAAGATGATTTAATTAAAAAAGGTTTGGTCCAAGCCAAGCAATTCAGTTGGCAAGCGTGTGCCCAAAAAACAATTAAGGTTTTAGAAGGAATTAAATAA
- a CDS encoding glycosyltransferase family 39 protein — protein sequence MKKLIENIKPKDLKRQILKNKLEIILLAIILVVAVFVRFYKINELHFFTYDQARDNLIVKRILVDHQWTLLGPQSSMRGVYLPPFYYYTLVPILGLARLNPVGVDIYTATIGVLTVLLIWLMVREFFGQIPGLMIGALYATSPLVVELSHRAWNPNTQPFFILLTIFFFARLFKTRKEIYLILVSLAFGYAVNLHYGALCLAPLWLLAFIWSWLKLKKKRLILLAALILFLFGAPLILFDLRHQFMLTRNVYAHFFAGERVSLSPQKFFEPMVVSVFQLFVALLSGSFLKTAEVPFEFWGKMKSVLDFAPVSIIAHKPLLVRYQWWGVGLLLGIIVSLILAYQDYFKKKAKSKINFLVLNLLVATILISGLVSRFYIGKFYFFYYIFIFSLPFLFLGFFFWFLWQRKWLKWLAILIFIGMFWFNLSHVLVLEESGRTIEDIKLAAKVIADDIQPGEVFNLAANYRSPDRWDHNAVDYRYFVEAYYHQRPLDWQPEDYEKAAFLYVVAEGKIADPVKVQIMEIYKFEPKEILKTWELPKGVVIYKLGK from the coding sequence ATGAAGAAGCTTATCGAAAACATCAAACCCAAAGACCTTAAAAGACAAATCTTAAAAAATAAATTAGAAATAATCCTCCTGGCCATCATTCTGGTGGTGGCCGTTTTTGTTCGTTTTTATAAGATTAACGAACTTCACTTTTTCACTTATGATCAGGCGCGAGATAATTTGATTGTTAAGCGAATTTTGGTTGACCACCAATGGACCTTACTGGGACCCCAAAGTTCAATGCGTGGTGTTTACCTGCCTCCTTTTTATTACTACACTCTCGTCCCAATTCTAGGGCTGGCTCGTCTTAATCCGGTGGGCGTCGATATTTACACGGCGACGATTGGTGTTCTGACCGTTCTGTTAATTTGGTTGATGGTTCGGGAATTTTTTGGCCAGATTCCTGGCCTGATGATTGGGGCTCTTTACGCCACTTCGCCTTTGGTGGTCGAACTCTCTCACCGGGCCTGGAACCCCAATACCCAACCCTTTTTTATTCTTCTGACGATTTTCTTCTTCGCTCGCCTTTTTAAAACCAGAAAAGAAATCTACTTAATTTTGGTTTCCTTGGCTTTTGGCTATGCGGTTAATCTTCATTACGGGGCTTTATGTTTAGCTCCTCTTTGGCTTTTGGCTTTTATCTGGAGCTGGTTGAAATTAAAAAAGAAAAGATTAATTCTTCTAGCTGCTTTGATTCTCTTTCTTTTCGGCGCCCCCTTGATTCTTTTTGATCTTCGCCATCAGTTTATGCTGACGAGGAATGTTTACGCTCATTTTTTTGCTGGTGAGAGAGTCAGTCTTTCGCCGCAAAAGTTTTTTGAACCGATGGTGGTTTCGGTTTTCCAGCTTTTTGTCGCCCTCCTTTCCGGTTCTTTTTTAAAAACCGCGGAAGTTCCTTTTGAATTTTGGGGGAAGATGAAATCAGTTTTAGACTTTGCCCCGGTTTCGATTATTGCCCATAAGCCTTTACTGGTTCGTTATCAGTGGTGGGGAGTTGGTTTACTTTTAGGAATTATAGTTAGCTTAATTTTAGCTTACCAAGATTATTTTAAAAAGAAAGCTAAAAGCAAAATTAATTTTCTTGTCCTTAATCTTTTAGTCGCCACGATTCTGATTAGCGGTTTGGTCAGTCGTTTTTATATTGGCAAGTTTTATTTTTTCTATTACATTTTCATTTTTTCTCTGCCTTTTCTTTTCTTGGGCTTTTTCTTTTGGTTCCTTTGGCAGAGGAAATGGTTAAAATGGTTGGCGATTTTAATTTTTATTGGCATGTTTTGGTTTAACTTGAGTCATGTTTTGGTCTTGGAAGAGTCGGGTCGGACAATTGAGGATATTAAACTGGCGGCCAAAGTGATTGCCGATGATATTCAACCAGGCGAAGTTTTTAATCTGGCCGCCAATTACCGTAGTCCCGACCGCTGGGATCATAATGCGGTTGATTACCGCTATTTTGTTGAAGCTTACTATCACCAAAGACCGTTAGACTGGCAGCCTGAAGACTATGAAAAAGCGGCTTTCTTGTATGTAGTGGCTGAAGGCAAAATCGCTGACCCGGTTAAGGTTCAAATCATGGAAATTTATAAGTTTGAGCCTAAGGAAATCCTAAAAACTTGGGAACTACCCAAAGGTGTAGTAATCTATAAATTAGGGAAATAA
- a CDS encoding glycosyltransferase family 1 protein, whose amino-acid sequence MKIGIDISQIIYNTGVSFYTRNLVRALAKIDKKNQYLLFGGSLRQKEPLEKFSQEIREINKNFSSKIITFPPTLAEPLFNRFHCLPIEKLIGPIDVFHTSDWTEPAAQAAKVTTIHDLTFLKNGKEVDSRVLKAHQRRLRWVKKESDLVMAVSQTTKKDIIKILDIEPNRIRVTYEAAPAKVARIKDEKKIAKTKREYGIKGDYLLVISPWQPRKNFRRILQAFRELEDLNLNLVVVGYTEMRPWFKDQKIIFTDYVSAGEKMNALFSGASCLVYPSLYEGFGLPILEAFTCGCPVVTANLSSMPEVAGRAAILVNPRSVKAIAQGIREALEKRDQLIKAGLKRVKQFSWQKTAQETLKVYEEAYRKHQTQRP is encoded by the coding sequence ATGAAGATTGGAATTGATATCAGTCAAATCATTTACAACACCGGGGTTTCCTTTTACACCCGAAATTTAGTTCGCGCCTTAGCCAAAATTGATAAAAAAAATCAATATCTGCTTTTTGGCGGTTCTTTAAGACAAAAAGAGCCTTTAGAAAAATTCAGTCAAGAAATTAGGGAGATTAACAAGAATTTCAGTTCTAAAATCATCACTTTTCCTCCCACTCTGGCGGAACCGCTTTTTAATCGCTTTCATTGCCTGCCAATCGAAAAACTAATTGGCCCGATTGATGTTTTTCATACTTCTGACTGGACTGAACCAGCGGCTCAAGCGGCTAAAGTCACCACCATTCATGACCTGACTTTTCTGAAAAATGGCAAGGAGGTTGATTCCCGGGTTCTTAAAGCCCATCAGCGCCGTTTGCGTTGGGTCAAAAAAGAAAGTGATTTAGTAATGGCTGTTTCCCAAACAACCAAAAAAGATATTATTAAGATTTTAGACATCGAACCTAATCGGATTCGAGTAACTTACGAAGCCGCTCCCGCTAAAGTGGCTAGGATTAAGGATGAAAAGAAAATTGCTAAAACAAAAAGAGAATATGGAATCAAAGGCGATTATTTGTTGGTTATTTCTCCTTGGCAGCCAAGAAAGAATTTCAGAAGGATTCTCCAAGCCTTTAGGGAGCTTGAAGATTTAAATCTTAACTTAGTGGTGGTTGGTTACACCGAGATGAGACCCTGGTTTAAAGACCAGAAAATTATTTTTACTGACTATGTGTCCGCAGGGGAGAAAATGAATGCTCTTTTTAGTGGCGCCAGCTGCTTAGTTTATCCTTCTCTTTATGAAGGCTTTGGCTTACCGATTCTAGAAGCTTTTACTTGTGGTTGTCCGGTGGTTACCGCCAATCTTTCCAGTATGCCTGAAGTGGCTGGCCGGGCCGCCATTCTAGTTAATCCAAGAAGCGTTAAAGCGATTGCTCAGGGAATTAGAGAGGCGCTTGAGAAAAGAGATCAATTAATCAAAGCCGGTTTAAAAAGAGTTAAGCAGTTTTCTTGGCAGAAAACGGCTCAAGAAACCCTAAAAGTTTATGAAGAAGCTTATCGAAAACATCAAACCCAAAGACCTTAA
- a CDS encoding glycosyltransferase, with the protein MAGNKKPMVSVIIATYNRAQWLKKSIQSILNQTYQDFELIVVDDHSTDETPQVVKSFKDQRIKYFQQTKTFPIKSQGAAAARNIGLKKAKGDLIAFNDDDDLWKKQKLAKQVKALAKADKKTGVVYTRIRRISDKEKKLIPTEKEVVREGDVHRDLFLENWIVALPAALVKKECFQKAGLFDEDFPRYQDWELWLRISQDYHFQYLPQVLVDSYMLGQGIRSDDRALLKATELIFQKHQKEIKQDQAIFASWCFRLGDLYYHRQEMKKAREFFKKAYQAQPKFRYFRAIVKTFLGKRLSEALISCKVKLMTHKKLLAIFGLALVLRLINLNQSLWLDEAVRAIMARGSFFNIFQELGGDFHPPFYHLFIWVWVHLLGDREIILRLPSVLFGVATVFGVYLIGQEIFAKKNSYLAEIAALLMATAPFHLYYSQEARNYALATLLATFSIYFFLRINREAKKPLIFGYLATTVLLLYTNYFGLFVLLAQALVIAWQRQWRRGWLIFTCLVLFSPDWVLLKTQLLTGRQAVTSLPEWGRLVNLSFFKALPLTLAKFSLGRITIFNKKLYTIIIGVLFIFYGLLLGRGLMSKKRPLVLFAWLIVPISLAWLISFFIPNYQPFRLLLVLPAFYLLLVYGASFFPKRFIFVIILIILGINLVSAFVYFSQPYFYREDWQGVVRFIENQPGTEKIALLPSYTSHWPYDYYSLNKTPLVSLSSGFQMVEKENLEEKLEPYSSATVYYIRYLVPMFDSQERINTWLKENGFVKIKEVSFNQIPVWIYKPK; encoded by the coding sequence ATGGCAGGAAACAAAAAACCAATGGTCAGTGTTATTATCGCCACTTACAATCGGGCCCAGTGGCTGAAAAAATCAATTCAAAGTATTCTTAATCAAACTTACCAGGACTTTGAACTGATTGTGGTTGACGACCATTCCACTGACGAAACACCTCAAGTAGTCAAGTCTTTTAAAGACCAAAGAATTAAATATTTTCAGCAAACAAAAACTTTTCCCATCAAGTCCCAAGGAGCGGCGGCGGCTAGGAACATTGGTCTTAAAAAGGCTAAAGGCGATTTAATTGCTTTTAATGATGACGACGATCTCTGGAAAAAACAAAAACTGGCAAAGCAAGTAAAAGCTTTGGCAAAAGCTGATAAGAAAACCGGAGTTGTTTACACCCGGATAAGAAGAATCAGTGACAAAGAAAAAAAATTAATTCCTACAGAAAAAGAAGTCGTCAGAGAAGGGGATGTTCACCGAGATTTGTTTTTAGAAAATTGGATTGTCGCTCTACCAGCGGCTTTGGTCAAAAAAGAATGTTTTCAAAAGGCCGGTTTGTTTGATGAAGACTTCCCCCGTTATCAGGATTGGGAACTATGGTTAAGAATTAGCCAAGACTATCATTTCCAATACTTGCCTCAAGTCTTGGTTGATTCCTACATGCTGGGCCAGGGAATTCGGAGTGATGATCGGGCTTTGTTAAAAGCGACGGAGCTGATTTTTCAAAAACACCAAAAGGAAATTAAACAAGACCAAGCCATTTTCGCCTCGTGGTGTTTTCGCTTAGGCGATCTCTATTACCATCGTCAAGAAATGAAAAAAGCCAGAGAGTTTTTTAAAAAAGCCTATCAAGCCCAACCCAAATTTCGCTATTTTCGAGCCATAGTGAAAACCTTTTTAGGTAAAAGACTAAGCGAGGCCTTGATTTCCTGTAAAGTTAAATTAATGACTCACAAAAAACTCTTAGCCATTTTTGGTTTGGCTTTGGTTTTGCGCTTGATTAATCTTAATCAATCTCTTTGGCTTGATGAGGCGGTTCGGGCTATCATGGCCAGAGGTTCTTTTTTTAATATTTTTCAAGAATTAGGCGGTGATTTTCATCCGCCTTTTTATCATCTCTTCATTTGGGTCTGGGTTCATTTATTAGGTGATCGAGAAATTATTCTTCGTTTACCCTCAGTTCTTTTTGGCGTGGCCACCGTCTTTGGAGTTTATCTGATTGGTCAGGAAATATTTGCCAAAAAGAATTCTTATCTGGCCGAAATCGCGGCGCTTTTGATGGCGACCGCGCCTTTTCATCTTTACTATTCCCAAGAAGCCAGGAATTATGCTCTGGCCACGCTTTTAGCCACTTTCTCCATTTATTTCTTTCTAAGAATTAATCGAGAAGCCAAAAAACCATTGATTTTTGGTTACTTAGCGACTACTGTTCTTCTCCTTTACACCAATTATTTTGGCCTGTTTGTTTTATTGGCTCAAGCTCTGGTGATTGCTTGGCAAAGACAATGGAGGAGAGGCTGGTTGATTTTTACTTGTTTGGTTTTATTTTCGCCTGACTGGGTTTTACTCAAAACTCAATTATTAACTGGCCGCCAGGCCGTAACTTCCCTGCCAGAGTGGGGGAGATTAGTTAATCTTAGTTTTTTCAAAGCCTTGCCTTTAACCTTGGCCAAGTTTTCTCTTGGCCGAATCACGATTTTCAACAAAAAACTTTATACTATTATTATAGGTGTTTTATTCATTTTTTATGGGTTGCTCCTGGGTAGGGGATTGATGAGTAAAAAAAGGCCTCTAGTTTTGTTTGCCTGGCTTATTGTTCCGATTAGCCTGGCTTGGTTAATTTCCTTTTTTATTCCTAACTACCAACCTTTTCGTTTACTCCTAGTTTTGCCAGCCTTTTATTTGCTTTTAGTTTATGGGGCTTCTTTTTTTCCGAAAAGATTTATCTTTGTTATTATCCTGATAATCTTAGGAATCAATCTGGTTTCTGCCTTTGTTTATTTTTCTCAGCCCTATTTTTATCGGGAAGATTGGCAAGGGGTGGTTCGGTTTATTGAAAACCAGCCAGGGACAGAAAAAATTGCCCTTCTGCCTTCTTATACTTCTCATTGGCCTTATGACTATTATTCGCTTAACAAAACTCCCCTAGTCAGTTTAAGTTCCGGTTTTCAGATGGTTGAAAAAGAAAACCTTGAAGAAAAACTTGAGCCTTATTCCTCAGCCACTGTCTATTACATTCGCTATTTAGTCCCTATGTTTGATTCTCAAGAGAGAATAAATACCTGGCTTAAAGAAAACGGCTTTGTTAAAATAAAGGAGGTTAGTTTTAATCAGATTCCTGTTTGGATCTACAAACCAAAATGA
- a CDS encoding methyltransferase domain-containing protein, which translates to MKKLKKIIFKRLKFEQKKEWDKIAYSFLKKSDWILDVGCGEGRFITQNPKKIKGLDGNKDSIKACQKKGYQVIKGDIRKMPFKKELVSAIHCSHLIEHFSPGDVYKILAEFNRVLKPKGILVIRSPLLWSQFYSDLTHIRPYNPGVVTRYLAAKGQSQHSLKPISQDYQTLFLKYRYQPLVVGNKYFDLVFNALNRWGFPWLKKNGYLLVMKKGN; encoded by the coding sequence ATGAAAAAATTGAAAAAGATAATTTTCAAAAGGTTAAAGTTTGAACAAAAAAAGGAGTGGGATAAGATTGCTTATTCCTTTCTCAAAAAGAGTGACTGGATTTTAGATGTTGGTTGTGGCGAAGGCAGGTTTATTACCCAGAATCCAAAAAAAATCAAAGGTCTTGATGGGAACAAAGACTCAATTAAAGCCTGTCAGAAAAAAGGCTATCAAGTCATCAAAGGCGATATTCGAAAAATGCCTTTTAAAAAAGAGTTAGTATCGGCCATCCATTGTTCTCATTTAATTGAACATTTTTCACCAGGGGATGTTTACAAGATTTTGGCTGAATTTAACCGAGTTTTGAAACCAAAAGGAATCTTGGTTATCAGAAGTCCGCTTTTATGGAGTCAGTTTTATTCAGACTTGACCCATATCCGTCCCTATAATCCGGGAGTCGTCACTCGTTATCTAGCCGCTAAAGGCCAAAGCCAGCATTCCTTAAAACCAATTAGTCAAGATTATCAAACTCTTTTTCTCAAATATCGCTATCAACCCTTGGTCGTCGGTAATAAATATTTTGATTTGGTTTTTAATGCTCTTAATCGTTGGGGTTTTCCTTGGTTAAAAAAGAATGGTTATCTTTTGGTGATGAAAAAAGGAAACTAA
- a CDS encoding metallophosphoesterase codes for MKFKRARLQQILVFTILSLGLIASLVLVSKNQEIRREAAAQGGFTFAVISDTHAGIDPSQFANFHKWANYNHTQAVKQIITINPVFYLHLGDMVEKPTTFAWGEFFNIEKPLINNKPIYPTIGNHERYHEDKSYFNRFRSFSHLKSLLTDSNKPWYSFDYGDAHFISLRIDYDNYNPSGEACKPGSPEYQWLENDLKNTSKPWKIVFFHVTIYSSQSSAETRQVRSYLHPLFKKYGVQLVLSGHNHFYERVVADGITYITAGGGNNVRAIPTPIPQSKKLVERNHVVKITINNDTLKGTAISTQSIGKNWQKPGGQTLDTFSLTTDSQVTPEIPGTTEKGTIQGNIWIDNNSDGQKSSEGVYSCSETQTKPKLSLYKIGNSTTPIKTVESGNGYYKFTELEPAKYHLKITSPTCNQTQYSLTKWRIKMASSDGAKTDVSNYCNSGTCADSTDTWTNTPFWSLKVYANETTYAYFGLKPNTAQSHLPLITL; via the coding sequence ATGAAGTTTAAAAGAGCCAGACTTCAGCAGATTCTTGTTTTTACTATTCTTTCTCTGGGTTTAATTGCCAGTTTAGTCTTAGTCTCAAAAAATCAAGAGATTAGACGGGAAGCCGCGGCTCAAGGAGGTTTCACTTTTGCAGTTATTAGCGATACTCATGCTGGAATTGATCCTAGCCAGTTTGCTAATTTCCATAAATGGGCCAATTACAACCACACCCAAGCGGTTAAACAAATAATAACCATTAATCCGGTTTTTTATCTTCACTTAGGTGATATGGTCGAAAAACCAACCACTTTTGCCTGGGGTGAATTTTTTAATATTGAAAAACCTTTAATCAACAACAAACCAATCTACCCAACAATTGGCAATCATGAAAGATACCATGAGGATAAAAGCTATTTTAATCGTTTTAGATCATTCTCTCATCTTAAGAGTCTTTTAACTGATTCTAATAAACCTTGGTATTCTTTTGATTATGGTGACGCCCATTTTATCAGTCTGCGAATAGATTATGATAACTACAACCCTTCGGGTGAAGCCTGTAAGCCAGGCAGCCCTGAATATCAATGGCTGGAAAATGATTTAAAAAATACAAGCAAACCCTGGAAAATTGTTTTCTTCCACGTCACTATTTATAGCTCCCAAAGTTCGGCCGAAACCCGACAAGTCAGAAGTTATCTTCACCCGCTTTTCAAGAAATATGGAGTTCAACTCGTTCTCAGTGGCCACAATCATTTCTATGAAAGAGTCGTGGCCGATGGCATCACCTATATTACGGCCGGTGGCGGTAACAATGTCAGGGCAATCCCCACCCCGATTCCCCAAAGCAAGAAATTAGTGGAAAGAAATCATGTCGTTAAAATAACGATTAATAATGACACCTTAAAAGGAACGGCTATCTCCACTCAATCAATTGGCAAAAACTGGCAAAAACCTGGTGGTCAGACACTGGATACCTTTAGCCTAACCACCGACTCTCAAGTAACACCAGAAATCCCAGGAACTACCGAAAAAGGTACCATTCAAGGAAATATCTGGATTGATAATAATAGCGATGGTCAAAAATCTTCTGAAGGCGTTTACAGCTGCTCAGAAACACAAACCAAGCCAAAGTTAAGCCTTTATAAAATAGGCAATTCCACTACTCCTATTAAAACAGTTGAATCTGGAAATGGCTATTACAAATTCACTGAACTGGAACCAGCCAAATATCATCTCAAAATCACCTCACCAACTTGTAATCAAACCCAATACAGCTTAACTAAATGGCGAATAAAAATGGCATCATCTGATGGAGCTAAGACTGATGTTTCAAACTATTGTAACAGCGGGACTTGTGCTGACAGTACTGATACCTGGACCAACACACCTTTTTGGTCTCTCAAAGTTTATGCCAACGAAACTACCTACGCCTACTTTGGCCTTAAACCTAATACCGCCCAATCTCACTTACCTCTTATTACCCTGTAG